The following coding sequences lie in one Calidithermus timidus DSM 17022 genomic window:
- a CDS encoding UxaA family hydrolase: MAHRALAHKSTDDVAVAVSELKAGETLTIEALDGGEPHEVKVLEAIPLGHKIALRDLPEGHVVIEYGEKIGRMTQAVRKGGYVHTHNIRTLRWAKAGKAPVARSTAGRSAKKGGR, encoded by the coding sequence GTGGCGCATAGAGCCCTGGCGCACAAAAGCACAGACGACGTGGCGGTGGCGGTGAGCGAGCTCAAAGCGGGCGAGACCCTTACCATCGAGGCCCTGGACGGGGGTGAGCCCCATGAGGTCAAGGTGCTCGAGGCCATTCCCTTGGGCCACAAGATCGCCCTGCGCGACTTACCCGAGGGGCACGTGGTGATCGAGTATGGCGAGAAGATCGGGCGGATGACGCAGGCGGTGAGGAAGGGCGGTTACGTGCACACCCACAATATCCGCACGCTGCGATGGGCTAAAGCAGGTAAAGCGCCTGTGGCTCGGAGCACCGCGGGGAGGTCGGCAAAGAAGGGGGGGCGGTGA
- the sufB gene encoding Fe-S cluster assembly protein SufB has translation MSDNFDVATIGSEYKYGFVDEVKPVFKAEKGLNRRVVEAISYHKGEPQWMLDFRLRALEIFESKPMPKWGGDLSGLNLDEIYFYAKPAEVRDARSWDEVPEEIRRTYERLGIPEAERRVLAGVGAQYDSEMVYHQVKEELQRLGVIFVSIEEGLKQHEDLFREYFASVIPPEDNKFAALNSAVWSGGSFVYVPKGVKVELPLQAYFRVNTAELGQFERTIIIVDEGAEMHYIEGCTAPTYSTDSFHSGVIEIIVKEGAKSRYTTIQNWSHNMYNLVTQRALVHKDAYHMWLDGNLGSKLTMKYPSSYLIEEGARSDILSIAFASSGQHQDAGGKLIFAASNTSGSIVSKSISKGSGRSSYRGLIKVYEGSKHVKVNVECDALLIDEESRTDTYPYMEIEDDTASVGHEATVSRLNDEQIFYLQSRGLPEDEAAALIVRGFIEPVAKELPLEYAVELNHLIELEMEGSVG, from the coding sequence ATGTCCGATAACTTCGATGTTGCCACCATAGGCAGTGAGTACAAATACGGCTTCGTCGACGAGGTCAAGCCGGTTTTCAAGGCCGAGAAGGGCCTGAATCGCCGGGTCGTGGAGGCTATCAGCTACCACAAGGGCGAACCCCAGTGGATGCTCGACTTCCGCCTGAGGGCGCTGGAGATCTTCGAATCCAAGCCCATGCCCAAGTGGGGCGGCGACCTCTCGGGCCTCAACCTCGACGAGATCTACTTCTACGCCAAGCCCGCCGAAGTCCGCGACGCCCGAAGCTGGGACGAGGTGCCCGAGGAAATCCGCCGCACCTACGAGCGGCTGGGTATCCCCGAGGCCGAGCGCAGGGTGCTGGCCGGGGTGGGGGCGCAGTACGACTCGGAGATGGTCTACCACCAGGTCAAGGAGGAGTTACAACGCCTGGGCGTGATCTTCGTGAGCATCGAGGAGGGGCTCAAGCAGCACGAGGACCTCTTCCGCGAGTACTTCGCCAGCGTGATCCCCCCCGAGGACAACAAGTTCGCCGCCCTCAACTCGGCAGTGTGGTCGGGCGGGAGCTTCGTGTACGTGCCCAAGGGGGTGAAGGTGGAGCTGCCCCTGCAGGCTTACTTCCGCGTCAACACCGCCGAGCTGGGCCAGTTCGAGCGCACCATCATCATCGTGGACGAAGGCGCCGAGATGCACTACATCGAAGGCTGCACCGCGCCCACCTACTCCACCGACTCCTTCCACTCCGGCGTGATCGAGATCATCGTCAAGGAGGGGGCCAAGAGCCGCTACACCACCATCCAGAACTGGTCGCACAACATGTACAACCTCGTGACCCAGCGCGCGCTGGTGCACAAAGACGCCTACCACATGTGGCTCGACGGCAACCTGGGCTCCAAGCTCACCATGAAGTACCCCTCCTCCTACCTCATCGAAGAGGGGGCCCGCTCCGACATCCTCTCCATCGCCTTCGCCAGCAGCGGCCAGCACCAAGACGCCGGGGGCAAGCTGATCTTCGCGGCCTCCAACACCAGCGGCTCCATCGTCTCCAAGTCCATCTCCAAGGGCTCGGGCCGCTCGTCCTACCGCGGCCTGATCAAGGTGTACGAAGGCTCCAAGCACGTCAAGGTCAACGTCGAGTGCGACGCCTTGCTCATCGACGAGGAGTCGCGCACCGACACCTACCCCTACATGGAGATCGAGGACGACACCGCCAGCGTGGGCCACGAGGCCACGGTAAGCCGCCTCAACGACGAGCAGATCTTCTACCTGCAAAGCCGCGGCCTGCCCGAGGATGAGGCCGCCGCCCTGATCGTGCGCGGATTCATCGAGCCCGTCGCCAAGGAGCTGCCGCTGGAGTACGCCGTCGAGCTCAACCACCTCATCGAGCTCGAGATGGAAGGTTCGGTGGGCTGA
- the aceA gene encoding isocitrate lyase → MSKLTPEMRLEADKLRKEWENNPRWKGIRRDYTPEDVVRLRPSLQVEHTLARRGAERLWELLHERPYVNTFGAYTGAQAVQMVKAGLEAIYLSGWQVAADANLAAQTYPDQSLYPANSVPQVVRRINNALMRADQIERAEGGSGRYWYAPIVADAEAGFGGPLNAFELMKSMIEAGAAGVHWEDQLSSEKKCGHLGGKVLIPTQAHIRTLNAARLAADVLDVPTLIIARTDAEAATLLTSDVDERDKPFVTGERTPEGFYRVRNGLEPCIARALAYAPYADLLWMETSTPDLEIARKFAEAVHKEFPGKMLAYNCSPSFNWKKNLDDETIARFQRELGAMGYKFQFITLAGWHNLNYRTFELARGYKERGMSAFVELQQLEFAAEREGFTAVRHQREVGAGYFDEVLLAITAGQASTAALAGSTEEAQFH, encoded by the coding sequence ATGAGCAAACTGACCCCTGAAATGCGACTGGAAGCCGATAAACTGCGTAAGGAGTGGGAGAATAACCCGCGCTGGAAGGGGATTCGGCGGGATTACACCCCCGAGGACGTGGTGCGGCTGCGGCCCAGCCTTCAGGTCGAGCATACCCTGGCGCGGCGAGGGGCCGAGCGGCTGTGGGAGCTGTTGCACGAGCGGCCCTACGTCAACACTTTCGGGGCCTACACCGGGGCTCAGGCAGTGCAGATGGTGAAGGCGGGCCTCGAGGCCATCTACCTCTCGGGCTGGCAGGTGGCCGCCGATGCCAACCTGGCCGCGCAGACCTACCCCGACCAGTCGCTCTACCCAGCCAACTCGGTGCCGCAGGTGGTGCGACGCATCAACAACGCCCTGATGCGGGCCGACCAGATCGAGCGGGCCGAGGGCGGGAGTGGGCGCTACTGGTACGCCCCGATCGTGGCCGACGCCGAAGCCGGCTTCGGCGGCCCCTTGAACGCCTTCGAGCTGATGAAGAGCATGATCGAGGCCGGGGCCGCCGGGGTGCACTGGGAGGACCAGCTTTCCAGCGAAAAGAAGTGTGGGCACTTGGGCGGCAAGGTGCTCATCCCCACCCAGGCCCACATCCGCACCCTCAACGCCGCCCGCCTGGCCGCCGACGTGCTGGACGTGCCCACCCTGATCATCGCCCGCACCGACGCCGAGGCCGCCACCTTGCTCACCTCCGACGTGGACGAGCGCGATAAGCCCTTTGTGACCGGAGAGCGCACGCCGGAGGGCTTCTACCGTGTGCGCAATGGCCTCGAGCCCTGCATCGCCCGCGCGCTGGCCTACGCGCCCTACGCCGACCTCCTGTGGATGGAGACCTCCACGCCCGACCTCGAAATAGCCCGCAAGTTCGCCGAGGCCGTGCACAAGGAGTTCCCGGGTAAGATGCTGGCCTACAACTGCTCGCCTAGCTTCAACTGGAAGAAAAACCTCGACGACGAAACCATCGCCCGCTTCCAGCGCGAGCTGGGGGCGATGGGCTACAAGTTCCAGTTCATCACCCTGGCCGGCTGGCACAACCTCAACTACCGCACCTTCGAGCTCGCCCGCGGCTACAAGGAGCGCGGCATGAGCGCCTTCGTGGAGCTGCAGCAGCTCGAGTTCGCCGCCGAGCGGGAAGGCTTCACCGCCGTGCGCCACCAGCGCGAAGTGGGCGCGGGCTACTTCGACGAGGTGCTGCTGGCCATCACCGCCGGACAGGCCTCCACCGCGGCGCTGGCGGGCTCGACCGAAGAGGCACAGTTCCACTGA
- a CDS encoding UxaA family hydrolase: MARKKASSLQLSGYRRPNGKVGVRNHVVVLPVDDLSNAAAEGVARLINGSVALPHPYGRLQFGEDLELTFRTLSGHGANPNVYGVVVIGIEPRWAERVAEGIARSGKPVELFSIERHGDLNTINMAARAAYRLVQEASELRREPISPSELVTSIKCGESDPTLGLAGNPALGRVVDRLVDLGASVIFGETSELTGGEHLIADRCATPALRKKFQEMYDAYIQMIEAQGVDLLGSQPTEGNIRGGLSTIEEKALGNIQKTGSRPVNRVIGYAEPVGPGQGLVFMNSSSAGAEHVTLCAAAGSVLHFFTTGQGNVVGHPLIPVIKISPNPITCSTMSEHIDVPLPDLLLGEIGLDEAESRIMDVFERTVNGRMTAAELLRHNEFVITKLYPSA; this comes from the coding sequence ATGGCTCGCAAAAAAGCCTCCTCCCTTCAACTCAGCGGATACCGACGTCCTAACGGGAAGGTCGGGGTGCGCAATCACGTGGTGGTACTGCCGGTGGACGACCTCTCCAACGCCGCCGCCGAGGGGGTGGCTCGGCTGATCAACGGAAGCGTGGCTCTGCCGCACCCCTATGGGCGCTTGCAGTTCGGCGAGGACCTCGAGCTCACCTTCCGCACCTTGAGCGGTCACGGGGCCAACCCCAACGTCTACGGGGTGGTGGTCATCGGCATCGAGCCCAGGTGGGCCGAGCGGGTGGCCGAGGGCATCGCCCGTAGCGGCAAGCCGGTGGAGCTTTTCTCCATCGAGCGCCACGGCGACCTCAATACCATCAACATGGCCGCTCGAGCGGCCTACCGGCTGGTGCAGGAGGCCTCCGAGCTTCGGCGCGAACCCATCAGCCCCTCGGAATTGGTGACTTCGATCAAGTGCGGGGAGAGCGACCCTACGTTGGGCCTGGCGGGCAATCCCGCTCTGGGCCGCGTGGTGGACCGGCTGGTGGACTTGGGCGCCAGCGTGATCTTTGGGGAGACCTCCGAGCTCACCGGCGGCGAGCACCTCATCGCGGATCGCTGTGCCACCCCAGCCCTCAGGAAGAAGTTTCAGGAGATGTACGACGCCTACATCCAGATGATCGAGGCCCAGGGCGTAGACCTCTTGGGCTCGCAGCCCACCGAGGGCAACATCCGCGGCGGTCTTTCCACCATCGAGGAGAAAGCGCTGGGCAACATCCAGAAGACCGGCTCCCGCCCGGTGAACAGGGTCATCGGCTATGCCGAGCCGGTGGGGCCGGGACAGGGCTTGGTCTTCATGAACTCCTCCTCGGCGGGGGCCGAGCACGTCACCTTGTGCGCGGCGGCAGGGAGCGTGCTGCACTTCTTCACGACCGGTCAGGGCAACGTGGTGGGTCATCCCCTCATCCCCGTGATCAAGATCTCCCCCAACCCCATCACCTGCTCCACCATGAGCGAGCACATCGACGTGCCGCTGCCCGACCTTCTGCTGGGCGAGATCGGATTGGACGAAGCCGAAAGCCGCATCATGGACGTATTCGAGCGCACCGTGAACGGGCGCATGACCGCCGCCGAGTTGCTGCGGCACAACGAGTTCGTGATCACCAAGCTCTACCCCAGTGCTTAG
- a CDS encoding Rieske 2Fe-2S domain-containing protein, producing the protein MWIPVATPEEFENGRLVVRVEGEKTPVLLLLVGEEVFAISDICTHDKNPLSDGPLEAYTIQCTRHGAKFDIRTGKQTMPAPRPVKAYKAKLENGQVWLEV; encoded by the coding sequence ATGTGGATCCCCGTCGCTACCCCCGAAGAGTTCGAGAACGGCCGCCTGGTGGTCAGGGTGGAGGGCGAGAAGACCCCGGTGTTGCTGCTGCTGGTGGGCGAAGAGGTCTTCGCCATCTCCGACATCTGCACCCACGACAAGAATCCCCTTTCCGACGGGCCGCTCGAGGCTTACACCATCCAGTGCACCCGTCACGGGGCCAAGTTCGACATCCGCACCGGCAAGCAGACCATGCCCGCCCCACGCCCGGTAAAAGCCTATAAGGCCAAGCTGGAGAACGGGCAGGTCTGGCTCGAGGTCTAG
- a CDS encoding tetratricopeptide repeat protein, whose product MSEAATPWLKHLETLRPHLSGQDHRGRRGSLRWLEAVLAERGGRAGTVRNILYKDLGSPDEKLRLFEVLVDLFREVGLEPPPFPGELAQEAARRALGRDKRRLFRRFVRGVEAGERVQMVVVGGPATGKGVLLGAIERTLPSSLRVNLGGEMAPQLYLIGERLGIREGLEALLAQLSPTQPYALQSALQDEIKGLLKEAIEREGVPLLLRAEAEGQLGGLPLRVGGERTNLTLWLEPLLRQLSVPYIAALSEPPASLSYSPLSAPSRAEARRYVRDRLPDLPPERVEALVNQAGRNFGELSRLVLLEAAQHQAQPSSDLRQDPALQPILEALAVFSLESDPAVPVPLLEAALGRSLSTLSQAERALLQPASDGSGRGQGEALVRPVLRTLLPEVPGAEARRLHALALEYYHQRDLFRALHHAWGAGALEVLLGLLAADPSRLSLLPGLWAGSQEWPAEQREALATVLVRYRAVLGQYAHPEALEALELLSGSKNPATRAWARVKAAEAKVDAADYPAAQALLPDLSTLSGEVLAEGLLVHAAIARWQGDYAQAEDDVQQALALPIPPFLADRVRLWQGLVAKDAGRFKEALEALEQVQHDPLLSSRARYQAGDLLMRLGRGEEAVERMKSALAGLTPTASEEAARVRARLGTALRRIGRYEEAAQHLYRAIAEAPDAFTRARAQSEAGVLEAARHHPWEALSLTTEAERYLRGARERRSEALYRYRRTIFRLAVAYWVWETGDPYRPPFRGGQAAPRAQRLLEGLWKELQQESPKGDRYTGLMLDTALMLSLLLEPSAAQALMHPFLRLENPYLRDQARLGYADAMGREGRWGEVLAQLVQLSSLESDPGTQAWKSALEAQALLGLKQEEAAWERLQNLSHLPEPFRVQLGRLLGRVWPPKLLKERLGPFQPLEASEALAMWLLSPPVPMADRR is encoded by the coding sequence GTGAGTGAAGCCGCTACACCCTGGCTCAAACACCTCGAGACCCTGCGCCCACACCTCTCGGGGCAGGACCACCGGGGGCGGCGGGGGAGTCTGCGCTGGCTCGAGGCGGTGCTGGCCGAGCGCGGGGGGCGGGCCGGCACGGTCCGCAACATCCTCTACAAGGACCTGGGCTCGCCCGACGAGAAGCTGCGGCTGTTCGAGGTGCTCGTCGATCTCTTCCGGGAGGTGGGGCTCGAGCCCCCGCCCTTCCCGGGCGAACTAGCCCAGGAGGCCGCGCGACGGGCATTGGGACGGGACAAGCGACGGCTGTTCCGCCGCTTCGTGCGGGGGGTGGAAGCCGGGGAGCGGGTGCAGATGGTGGTGGTGGGCGGCCCGGCCACGGGGAAGGGGGTGCTGCTGGGGGCCATCGAGCGCACCCTGCCCAGCAGCTTGCGGGTGAACCTGGGGGGCGAGATGGCGCCCCAGCTCTACCTGATCGGGGAGCGGCTGGGGATACGGGAGGGCCTCGAGGCGCTGCTGGCCCAGCTCTCCCCCACCCAACCCTACGCGCTACAGAGTGCCCTACAGGACGAGATCAAGGGGTTGTTGAAGGAGGCCATCGAGCGGGAGGGGGTTCCCCTGCTGCTGCGGGCCGAGGCCGAGGGGCAGCTCGGCGGGCTGCCGCTGCGGGTGGGGGGCGAGCGCACCAATCTGACGCTGTGGCTCGAGCCCCTGCTGCGCCAGCTCTCGGTGCCCTACATCGCCGCGCTGAGCGAGCCCCCGGCCAGCCTAAGCTACAGCCCGCTCTCGGCCCCCAGTCGGGCCGAGGCCCGCCGCTACGTGCGCGACCGGCTGCCCGACCTGCCCCCCGAGCGGGTGGAGGCCTTGGTCAATCAGGCCGGGCGCAACTTCGGCGAGCTCTCGCGCTTGGTGCTGCTCGAGGCCGCTCAGCATCAGGCCCAGCCCTCCAGCGACCTGCGCCAGGACCCCGCGCTGCAGCCCATCCTCGAGGCGCTGGCGGTGTTCTCGCTCGAGTCCGACCCGGCGGTACCGGTGCCCCTGCTCGAGGCCGCGCTGGGCCGCAGCCTCTCCACCCTCTCCCAGGCCGAGCGCGCGCTGCTGCAACCGGCCAGCGACGGCTCGGGCCGGGGACAGGGCGAGGCGCTGGTGCGCCCGGTGCTGCGTACCCTGCTGCCTGAGGTGCCGGGCGCCGAGGCCCGGCGCCTGCACGCCCTGGCGCTCGAGTACTACCACCAGCGCGACCTCTTCCGGGCCCTGCACCACGCCTGGGGGGCGGGCGCGCTCGAGGTGCTACTGGGGTTGCTGGCTGCCGACCCCTCGAGGCTTTCGCTGCTGCCGGGCCTGTGGGCAGGCTCGCAGGAGTGGCCCGCTGAGCAGCGCGAGGCCTTGGCCACGGTGTTGGTGCGCTACCGCGCAGTGCTGGGGCAGTATGCCCACCCCGAGGCGCTGGAGGCGCTCGAGCTGCTCTCAGGCTCGAAGAACCCAGCCACCCGGGCCTGGGCGCGGGTCAAGGCGGCGGAAGCCAAGGTAGACGCCGCCGACTATCCAGCCGCCCAGGCCCTTTTGCCCGACCTCTCCACCCTGAGCGGGGAGGTACTGGCCGAGGGGCTGCTGGTGCACGCGGCCATCGCCCGCTGGCAGGGTGACTACGCCCAGGCCGAGGACGACGTGCAACAAGCCCTGGCCCTGCCCATCCCGCCCTTCCTGGCCGACCGGGTGCGACTGTGGCAAGGGCTGGTGGCCAAGGACGCGGGCCGCTTCAAGGAGGCGTTGGAAGCGCTAGAGCAAGTCCAGCACGACCCGCTGCTCTCCAGCCGCGCCCGCTACCAGGCCGGTGACCTCTTGATGCGGCTGGGGCGGGGCGAGGAGGCCGTCGAGCGCATGAAGAGCGCCCTGGCAGGTCTGACCCCTACCGCCTCCGAGGAGGCCGCGCGTGTGCGGGCCCGGCTGGGCACCGCCCTGCGCCGCATCGGGCGCTACGAGGAGGCAGCCCAGCACCTCTACCGGGCCATCGCCGAGGCCCCCGACGCTTTCACCCGCGCCCGCGCCCAGAGCGAGGCGGGGGTGCTCGAGGCCGCCCGCCACCATCCCTGGGAGGCCCTCAGCCTCACCACCGAGGCCGAGCGCTATCTGCGGGGCGCGCGCGAACGTCGCAGCGAAGCCCTCTACCGCTACCGGCGCACCATCTTCCGCTTGGCGGTGGCCTATTGGGTCTGGGAGACCGGCGACCCCTACCGCCCGCCCTTTCGCGGGGGTCAGGCCGCCCCCCGGGCCCAGCGCCTGCTCGAGGGCCTGTGGAAGGAGCTGCAGCAGGAATCGCCCAAAGGCGACCGCTACACCGGGTTGATGCTCGATACCGCGCTGATGCTGTCACTCTTGCTCGAGCCGAGCGCGGCCCAGGCCCTCATGCATCCCTTCCTCCGGCTGGAAAACCCCTACCTACGCGATCAGGCCCGGCTGGGCTACGCCGACGCGATGGGCCGCGAGGGACGTTGGGGCGAGGTACTGGCCCAGTTGGTCCAGCTCAGCAGTCTGGAATCCGACCCCGGTACCCAGGCCTGGAAGAGCGCCCTCGAGGCCCAGGCCCTGCTGGGCCTCAAGCAGGAGGAGGCTGCCTGGGAGCGGCTGCAAAACCTGAGCCACCTCCCCGAGCCCTTCCGCGTCCAGCTCGGGCGGCTGCTGGGCAGGGTCTGGCCGCCCAAGCTGCTCAAGGAACGCCTAGGGCCGTTTCAACCGCTCGAGGCGAGCGAGGCCCTGGCCATGTGGCTGCTGAGCCCACCGGTACCGATGGCCGATCGTCGATAG
- the sufC gene encoding Fe-S cluster assembly ATPase SufC has protein sequence MANQLEIRNLYASIEGGEQILKGVNLVVPKGQVHAIMGPNGAGKSTLGKIIAGDPSYTIEKGEILVDGENIMELEPDERARKGLFLAFQYPVEVPGVTNANFLRLALQARKGEDVSVMEFYGKLQKALEVLEWDEGILSRYLNDGFSGGEKKRNEILQLLVLEPAYAILDETDSGLDIDALKVVAKGVNAMRSPNFAALVITHYQRLLNYIIPDVVHVMMDGRIVTSGGPELALRLEAEGYEWVKELVVAGS, from the coding sequence ATGGCCAACCAGCTCGAGATCAGGAACCTCTACGCTTCTATCGAAGGCGGCGAACAGATCCTCAAGGGCGTGAATCTGGTGGTCCCCAAAGGCCAGGTGCACGCCATCATGGGCCCCAACGGAGCGGGCAAGAGTACACTGGGCAAGATCATCGCCGGAGACCCCAGCTACACCATCGAGAAGGGCGAGATCCTGGTGGACGGTGAGAACATCATGGAACTGGAGCCTGATGAACGCGCCCGCAAGGGGTTGTTCCTGGCCTTCCAGTACCCCGTCGAGGTACCCGGCGTGACCAACGCTAACTTCCTGCGGCTGGCCCTACAGGCCCGCAAAGGCGAGGACGTGAGCGTGATGGAGTTTTACGGCAAGCTCCAGAAGGCGCTGGAGGTGCTGGAGTGGGACGAGGGCATCCTGAGCCGCTACCTCAACGACGGTTTCTCGGGCGGGGAGAAGAAGCGTAACGAGATCCTACAGCTTTTGGTCCTCGAGCCCGCCTACGCCATCCTCGATGAGACCGACTCGGGCCTGGATATCGACGCCCTCAAGGTCGTGGCCAAGGGCGTCAATGCCATGCGCTCCCCCAACTTCGCCGCGCTGGTCATCACCCACTACCAGCGCCTACTGAATTACATCATCCCCGACGTGGTTCACGTGATGATGGATGGCCGCATCGTGACCTCGGGCGGTCCCGAATTGGCCCTCAGGCTCGAGGCCGAGGGCTACGAGTGGGTCAAAGAACTCGTCGTGGCTGGGAGCTGA
- the sufD gene encoding Fe-S cluster assembly protein SufD — MELTSTLSRDLVLEVSKKLGEPRWLLERRLAAWDTFAKLPYPTPRTEEWKYTDITEVPFEGLALEEPTNAPPRTREELPQAVQARIAQADLAGFAVFVGPELVYAELPEELTQQGVVLTSLHQALKSHPKQVQEALFKAVNASDLVGSQQNRPENSKIPALGSALFTHGVFLYVPQGVEFSKPLGVFKYLEGNALSVGRTLIVSEANAQAVYIEEYLSPPKVPPSVNLSATEIVLGSGARVRHAHIQTLGEGFYHFHRQRAHLGRDATLNDLVVNMGATISRAEVQSQMLGAGSYSEMLGLYFTSGNQHVDHYTLQHHVADHAYSDVLYKGAAKDQSRTVYAGLIKLEPGAQKTDAYQTNRNLLLSPDARADSVPQLEIGANDVKCSHGSSTAPVDAMQLFYLMSRGLPKHVGQQILVKAHLADVLRRIPIEPLRQHIEGIIEEKVKL; from the coding sequence ATGGAGCTGACCTCAACCCTTTCACGCGACCTCGTGCTCGAGGTCTCTAAGAAGCTGGGCGAGCCTCGGTGGCTGCTCGAGCGGCGCCTGGCCGCCTGGGACACCTTCGCCAAGCTGCCCTACCCCACCCCCCGCACCGAGGAGTGGAAGTACACCGACATCACCGAGGTCCCCTTCGAGGGGCTGGCGCTCGAGGAGCCCACCAACGCGCCCCCGCGCACCCGCGAGGAGCTGCCCCAAGCGGTGCAGGCCCGCATCGCCCAGGCCGACCTGGCGGGTTTCGCGGTGTTCGTGGGGCCTGAGCTGGTGTACGCCGAGTTGCCCGAGGAACTCACCCAGCAGGGCGTGGTGCTCACCAGCCTGCACCAGGCGCTGAAGTCCCACCCCAAGCAGGTGCAGGAGGCGCTGTTCAAGGCGGTGAACGCCTCCGACCTGGTGGGCTCGCAGCAGAACCGCCCTGAAAACAGCAAGATTCCCGCCCTGGGCAGCGCGCTCTTCACCCACGGGGTCTTTCTCTACGTGCCGCAGGGCGTGGAGTTCTCCAAGCCTCTGGGGGTGTTCAAGTACCTGGAGGGCAACGCGCTGTCGGTGGGCCGCACCCTCATCGTGAGCGAAGCCAACGCTCAAGCGGTCTACATCGAGGAGTACCTCTCCCCCCCGAAGGTGCCCCCCTCGGTCAACCTCTCGGCCACCGAGATCGTGCTCGGCAGCGGGGCCAGGGTGCGTCACGCCCACATCCAGACCCTGGGCGAGGGCTTCTACCACTTCCACCGCCAGCGGGCCCACTTGGGCCGCGACGCCACCCTCAACGACCTGGTCGTCAACATGGGGGCCACCATCAGCCGCGCCGAGGTGCAGTCGCAGATGCTGGGAGCCGGTTCGTACTCGGAGATGCTGGGCCTGTACTTCACCTCCGGCAACCAGCACGTCGATCACTACACCCTCCAGCACCACGTCGCCGACCATGCCTATTCCGACGTGCTCTACAAGGGTGCGGCCAAGGACCAAAGCCGCACGGTGTACGCAGGGCTGATCAAACTCGAGCCCGGTGCCCAGAAGACCGACGCCTACCAGACCAACCGCAACCTGCTGCTCTCCCCCGACGCCCGCGCCGACAGCGTACCGCAGCTCGAGATCGGCGCCAACGACGTCAAGTGCTCGCACGGCTCCTCCACTGCCCCCGTCGACGCGATGCAGCTGTTCTACCTCATGAGCCGCGGCCTGCCAAAGCACGTCGGGCAGCAGATCCTGGTCAAGGCCCACCTCGCCGACGTGCTCAGGCGCATCCCCATCGAACCGCTGCGCCAGCACATCGAGGGGATCATCGAGGAGAAGGTCAAGCTCTAA
- a CDS encoding GntR family transcriptional regulator has translation MLSRTTLNREAYKALRRAILGRKLPPGRKLVVRVLAEELGLSPTPIKEALAALEREGLVQAIPHRGYFVSNPSPEDIREIYSLREVLEGLAARLAVENNGKTLPKKLEKILAQQRKAAQASDLEAYGDLDLEFHKTLWEASRNKRLLAVAETIDGQIRLLINSSAVIPGRLPLSLAEHEAVLEAVSRHDAEGAEAAMRAHVQRAREALTRFFQG, from the coding sequence ATGCTGAGCCGTACCACCCTCAACCGTGAGGCCTACAAGGCCCTGCGCAGGGCCATTCTGGGCCGCAAGCTCCCTCCAGGCCGTAAGTTGGTGGTGCGGGTGCTGGCCGAGGAGCTCGGGCTCTCCCCTACCCCCATCAAGGAGGCCCTGGCCGCGCTCGAGCGCGAGGGGTTGGTACAGGCCATCCCCCACCGGGGCTACTTCGTGAGCAACCCCTCGCCCGAAGACATCCGCGAGATCTACAGCCTGCGCGAGGTGCTCGAGGGCCTGGCGGCGCGGCTGGCGGTGGAAAACAACGGCAAAACCCTACCCAAGAAGCTCGAGAAAATCCTGGCCCAGCAGCGCAAGGCCGCCCAGGCGAGCGACCTCGAGGCCTACGGCGACCTCGACCTCGAGTTCCACAAGACCCTCTGGGAAGCCTCCCGCAACAAGCGCCTGCTGGCCGTGGCCGAGACCATCGACGGCCAGATCCGGCTGCTCATCAACTCCTCGGCGGTGATCCCCGGCCGCCTGCCACTCTCCCTGGCCGAACACGAGGCGGTGCTCGAGGCCGTCAGCCGCCACGATGCCGAGGGCGCCGAGGCCGCGATGCGGGCGCACGTGCAGCGGGCGAGGGAGGCCCTGACCCGGTTTTTTCAGGGTTAG